One Patescibacteria group bacterium genomic window, GTCGCGACTGTCCATATCAATCAAAAGCAGATTAGCCTTGTTTTCGGAGAACATAGTTCTTATATTCTCCCCATCATGTGCTTGGGTTATGGAGTCCAAAATTTGAACTTCAAAACCTTTCTCTACAAGAGCCTTGAGAACTGGTGTTAGGAATTTTTCATTCCTTGAATATAATAGGACTTTCATCTTTACCTCCCGTCACACATAAAGTAGTGACTCTAATTTTTCTTTTATTTGATGTCTGTTGTGTAGCATTGAACTTGTCTTTTCCAAGACAATAATATCTGTTGAAAAATCAACTCCATGCAAGAATTCATCTTTCATTTCTTGAATTTTTGTTTCGGTGCATCCGGAATATATTATGAACGCTCCTGGATAGAAGATTGATTTGAGTTTTTTTAAAAGTACAAACCCATTTGTTTCTGTCATCTCAAGGTCGCTTATGATAGCGACAATTTTTTGATTGGATTCCACGGCCTTTAAAAGCTCTTTGTAGTCATCGTGGAATACAAGAATTGATGTATTGGGTATATCAATTTTTTGCAGAGCATATTTTAATAGCTCTAGATCACCCAAGTTATCATCTATTATCGCGATACATAATCCTCCTTGTTGCAATTGATGCAACAAGTTTTTAGATTTTTTTACGTAGTGCGTCATTTATCCTCCCGTCTAAATTGACAATTTCTATCTGTAGAATACAACTTTTTTTGAAAAAGTCAATTCCATAATCATTGCATAATAGGTTAATAGTATAATTGTTTAATAGGATAATATAGAAGTTTGTTTTTATTTTCCCTGTTTTATTGTATAATTTATAGGTGAAGATTAAATAAAAATAAAAATTATTTTAAAATTATATGTTTAGTAAAAAAAATAAGAATAAAAAAACAATACCAGTTCAAAGTGAAAAAAAAGAAGAATCAATCTCTAAATTTGAAGATACAAAAAATTGGATAGAAGAAGAGGAAGAAGAGGGGGAATTATTGGTAGACGTTTTTCAACAAAATGATAATATATTAATTCGTTCTACTGTGGCTGGAGTAAAGCCAGAAGATATTGATATAGATATCAATAATGATATGATAACAATCAGAGGGAAAAGAAAAGAATGTTCTGGGATAGATGAAGATGATTATTTTTATAGAGAATGTTATTGGGGTAGTTTTTCTAGATCCGTAATATTGCCTTGCGAAGTACAGGCTAGTAAAGTAAAGGCAAATTTGAAAGATGGGGTGTTGACCGTTACGTTACCAAAAGTCAAAAAAGAAAAATCTGTAAAAGTCTCGATAGATGTTAAATAGTAATTATTATTTTTTGTAAATTGGATTCCCTCATTTTTTATGGGGGTTTTTATTTAAGAAATTTATGTTTTTTTTCAAAAAAAAAGATAAGCAAGAAAATCTAGAAAACGAAAAAGGGGTTCAAGAAAAAAAGAAACCATTTTTTGTTATTTTAGCTAGAGTTTTTGTGATAGTTTTTATAGTACTGATTGTAATAGCTCTTTTCTTATTGTCATATAATTCTTTTTTTTCACACAAGGTATTTCCAGGTGTTTATTTGAATGATATTAGTATGGGAGGAAAAAGTTATTCAGATGTGTATAATTTTCTTGATGAAAATAGTAACAAATTTATAAATGATGGAATTGAATATAAATTTAATGAAAAATCTATAATAATAAAACCAATTGTAAGCATTGGAAGCGATGGTGCGACAAGAGAGCTTGTAAGTTTTTACAATGATGAGACAGCGAAAGAAATTTTTTCTATAGGTAGAAGGTCAAACTTTTTTTTAAATATGTTTGAGCAGTTGAAGGTGTTACTTATACAGCCAAAGAATATAGAATGGAAATATGATTTTAGTGATGAGACTTGGAAAGATATATTGAAAGAAAGTTTTTCTGAATTTGAAAAACCATTTACTCCACCACATACAGAATTTGAAAATGGTGAAATGATAATAAAAGATTCAATAGATGGAGAAGAATTTAATTATGATTTACTTGTAAAATTTACAAAACAAAAAATAAACAAATTTGATTTTAGTAAAGTTATACTTGTTTTAAATTCTATAAAATCTCCTGTTACTATTGATATGGCAAAAGAAAAAATAGAAAATGCAAAAAATATTATAGATTTAAAAGAATTAATATTTCATTACAAAGAAGATGATTGGAAAATAAATTCTGATATATATACAAATTGGATAGTTTTTATAATAGATGATGCAAATAATACAAAAGTGAGTTTTGATTTTGATAAATTCAAAGAATATTTTGAAAAACATATATCTATATCTATAAATCAAGAAAGTAAAGACGCGAAGTTTGAAATTATTGGAGGTAAGGTAAGTAAATTTCAAGGTAGCCAAGATGGATATGAACTGAATTTGGAAGAAAGTTTCAAGATAACAGAAGAAAAAATAAATAATTTAGAAAATAATATAGATTTGGTTGTAGATGTGAAACAATCAGATGTTGAAACAAAAAATGTAAATGATTTTGGCATAAAAGAAATAATAGGCAGTGGAGAATCAGATTTTAAAGGTAGTCCAAAAAACAGAATTCACAATATAAAAACTGGAGCAGCAAAATTAAATGGAATGCTTATTGCGCCCGGCGAAGAATTTTCTACAATAGGAAATTTGTTGCCAATTGATGCAGCAGGCGGATATCTTACAGAACTTGTAATAAAAGACAACAGAACTATTCCAGAGTATGGTGGAGGACTTTGTCAAATAGGAACTACTGTTTATAGAGCAGCTATTGATAGTGGATTAAAGATTACAGAGAGGCGCCCACATTCTTATCGTGTTGTTTATTATGAGCCAGCAGGAACTGATGCGACAATCTATGATCCATGGCCAGATTTGAAATTTGTAAATGATACAGAACATTATATTTTGATTCAATCAAATATAGTTGGTACAAAATTATATTTTGATTTTTGGGGAACAAAAGATGGAAGAAAAGTTACTATTTCAAAACCAGTTATTTATAACATTGTAAAACCTGCTCCTACAAAAGAGGTGCAAACTGATACTTTGGCGCCAGGAGTAAGAAAATGTACAGAATCAGCTCATGCTGGAGCAGATGCTTATTTTGATTACAGGGTAGAATATGCAGATGATAGAGAAGTTTATGAAGAAAGAGTTAGATCTCATTATGTTCCATGGCAAGCAGTTTGTCTTGTTGGTGTAGAAAAAAAAGTTGAAGAAGAAATTCCAACAGAAACAACAACTGGGGATATGGGAGATACTAATACAGAGAATACTGCTACATCCTCTCAAGAATAAATTTGGTTTCGTTAAACGGTTTTGATGTCCATAACGTTAGACGTAAAACGTAATATTTCGTCCTGCTAAGCGAGACAGGTTGCCACCTAAACCGTATATCGTATAATGATTTACAAAACTATAAGTTTTGTAATTTTTGTTTTAGTGTCTAGTATTGCAAAAGTACTTTTATTGAATAATCCAGCGAGAGTTCCTGGATTTAGAACTTTGCAATTATTTATTTTTTCTTCCCATGGTTTATGAGTATGACCATAAAAGACAAAATTATATTTGTCAGTTTTTGCTAATTCTTTTGCAGACTCAGGAAAATGAGTAAAGGCAATTTTTATGTTATCTATTTCAATCTCACCAAATTCTTCAAAAAGTTTTATATTTTTTGTATCTTTAGATGTCATTTTTTTCATCATTTCATGATCTCCGTCTACATTTCCAAGTGATAAATAAATATCTCCTTCAAATTTTTGTGCTAAATATTTCATCACGCCAGGAGCACAAACATCTCCACAGTGAATTATTATTTTTATATTTTCCTTTGTTAATATTCCAAGCATTTG contains:
- a CDS encoding Hsp20/alpha crystallin family protein; translation: MFSKKNKNKKTIPVQSEKKEESISKFEDTKNWIEEEEEEGELLVDVFQQNDNILIRSTVAGVKPEDIDIDINNDMITIRGKRKECSGIDEDDYFYRECYWGSFSRSVILPCEVQASKVKANLKDGVLTVTLPKVKKEKSVKVSIDVK
- a CDS encoding VanW family protein; protein product: MFFFKKKDKQENLENEKGVQEKKKPFFVILARVFVIVFIVLIVIALFLLSYNSFFSHKVFPGVYLNDISMGGKSYSDVYNFLDENSNKFINDGIEYKFNEKSIIIKPIVSIGSDGATRELVSFYNDETAKEIFSIGRRSNFFLNMFEQLKVLLIQPKNIEWKYDFSDETWKDILKESFSEFEKPFTPPHTEFENGEMIIKDSIDGEEFNYDLLVKFTKQKINKFDFSKVILVLNSIKSPVTIDMAKEKIENAKNIIDLKELIFHYKEDDWKINSDIYTNWIVFIIDDANNTKVSFDFDKFKEYFEKHISISINQESKDAKFEIIGGKVSKFQGSQDGYELNLEESFKITEEKINNLENNIDLVVDVKQSDVETKNVNDFGIKEIIGSGESDFKGSPKNRIHNIKTGAAKLNGMLIAPGEEFSTIGNLLPIDAAGGYLTELVIKDNRTIPEYGGGLCQIGTTVYRAAIDSGLKITERRPHSYRVVYYEPAGTDATIYDPWPDLKFVNDTEHYILIQSNIVGTKLYFDFWGTKDGRKVTISKPVIYNIVKPAPTKEVQTDTLAPGVRKCTESAHAGADAYFDYRVEYADDREVYEERVRSHYVPWQAVCLVGVEKKVEEEIPTETTTGDMGDTNTENTATSSQE
- a CDS encoding YfcE family phosphodiesterase, giving the protein MKIAIMSDSHDNIPRIDQMLGILTKENIKIIIHCGDVCAPGVMKYLAQKFEGDIYLSLGNVDGDHEMMKKMTSKDTKNIKLFEEFGEIEIDNIKIAFTHFPESAKELAKTDKYNFVFYGHTHKPWEEKINNCKVLNPGTLAGLFNKSTFAILDTKTKITKLIVL